The Acetivibrio cellulolyticus CD2 genome has a segment encoding these proteins:
- a CDS encoding DUF421 domain-containing protein, with product MLVVFTRTLILFLLVVITMRVMGKRQIGELQPFELAVAILISELAAVPMQNTGIPLVNGIIPILTLLIAQMALSFIALKSTKARGVICGKPSVLIENGKIQEEELRKEMYTLNDLLEQLRINNTPNIADVEFAILETNGQLSIIPKSQKRPVIAEDLNITTNYEGLPLDLIVDGNINYDSLKKANLDEIWLKNELMNFDVNNLADILFASLDSQGKLFWQLKSSERRKN from the coding sequence GTGCTTGTAGTTTTCACTCGAACCTTAATTTTATTTTTGCTTGTAGTTATAACCATGCGGGTAATGGGAAAGAGACAAATCGGAGAACTTCAACCATTTGAGCTTGCAGTTGCTATTTTGATATCTGAGCTTGCAGCTGTACCTATGCAAAATACAGGCATACCGCTAGTAAATGGAATAATTCCCATTCTAACTCTGTTAATTGCACAAATGGCATTATCATTTATTGCCCTAAAAAGTACAAAAGCAAGAGGAGTCATATGCGGTAAACCAAGCGTGCTTATAGAAAATGGGAAAATACAAGAAGAAGAGCTTAGAAAGGAAATGTATACTCTAAATGACCTTTTAGAGCAATTAAGAATTAATAACACACCAAACATTGCAGATGTAGAATTTGCAATACTTGAAACAAATGGTCAGTTGAGCATAATACCAAAATCTCAAAAGAGGCCTGTAATTGCTGAAGATCTTAATATTACGACAAACTATGAGGGGTTACCCCTAGACCTCATTGTAGATGGAAACATAAATTATGATAGTTTAAAAAAGGCAAATCTAGACGAGATTTGGCTTAAAAACGAGCTAATGAATTTCGATGTTAATAATCTGGCTGATATTCTATTTGCCTCCTTAGACTCTCAGGGTAAACTATTTTGGCAACTCAAGTCATCAGAAAGGAGAAAGAATTAG
- a CDS encoding DUF4363 family protein, which yields MHSTKIVLIITVILAIIFGASVFTNRTLSSHAQSIEKKISTVEANTRDGKWEAAETELAAIEEEWPRVEKIWAVLLDHAEIDNIDEALSKVSEYVKSKSAPLALAELASLKKYINHIPVKESFNLKNVL from the coding sequence ATGCACTCTACAAAAATAGTTTTAATTATAACTGTAATACTTGCTATAATTTTTGGTGCATCCGTTTTTACAAACCGCACTCTTTCCAGCCATGCGCAAAGTATTGAAAAAAAAATAAGTACTGTTGAAGCTAATACAAGGGATGGAAAATGGGAAGCAGCCGAAACCGAACTGGCAGCCATTGAGGAAGAATGGCCTAGAGTAGAAAAAATCTGGGCAGTATTACTGGACCACGCTGAAATAGACAATATAGACGAAGCTCTATCAAAGGTATCTGAGTATGTAAAATCAAAGAGTGCCCCTCTTGCTCTTGCCGAGTTGGCATCTTTAAAGAAATATATAAACCATATACCGGTTAAAGAGTCC